A stretch of the Excalfactoria chinensis isolate bCotChi1 chromosome 25, bCotChi1.hap2, whole genome shotgun sequence genome encodes the following:
- the PLEKHA2 gene encoding pleckstrin homology domain-containing family A member 2, producing MPYLDRQNRICGFLDIEENETCGKFLRRYFILDTQANCLLWYMDNPQNLAMGAGAVGSLQLTYISKVSIATPKQKPKTPFCFVINALSQRYFLQASDQKDLQDWVEALNRASKITVPKGGAAPPTTEVAKPPAVLQAQDRKPPVAYKTEIIGGVVVHTPISISQNGGDGAESSDLTAHPLLRRSQSYIPTSATKPPAGPPAIKSGFCVKQGNVRKSWKRRYFVLDEFSISYYKCEQDKEPLRSILLKDICKTHECLVKSGDLLMRDNLFEIITSSRTFYIQADSPEDMHSWIRAITGAVQALKTRPREISFMRSCSMTKPGCSSVPSQPQERRAPCKAPATSWQPWTPVPHTRRQPEVPSRDSVFVPALTERDGAPVPGQRLRHRSEPQHPKEKAFPFDLDDDSIRTSDV from the exons ATGCCGTACTTGGACCGACAGAACCGTATCTGTGGGTTCCTGGACATTGAGGAAAATGAGACCTGTGGCAAATTCCTGCGACGCTACTTCATCCTGGACACTCAGGCCAACTGCCTGCTGTGGTACATGGACAACCCGCAG AACCTGGCGATGGGAGCGGGCGCCGTTGGCTCTCTGCAGCTCACCTACATCTCCAAG GTCAGCATTGCCACCCCGAAACAGAAACCCAAAACTCCGTTCTGCTTTG TGATCAATGCTCTGTCCCAGCGCTATTTCCTGCAAGCCAGCGACCAGAAGGACCTGCAGGACTGGGTGGAGGCTCTCAACCGTGCCAGCAAGATCACG GTCCCTAAGGGTGGTGCTGCACCCCCCACCACTGAGGTCGCAAagcccccagcagtgctgcaggcacaggacAGGAAGCCCCCGGTGGCCTACAAGACTGAAATCATAGGTGGGGTGGTGGTGCACACCCCCATCTCCATCAGCCAG aatggtggggatggagcagagagcagcGACCTGACTGCACACCCGCTGCTGCGCCGCTCACAGAGTTACATCCCCACCTCAGCCACCAAGCCACCCGCCGGGCCACCTGCCATCAAGAGTGGCTTCTGTGTGAAGCAGGGCAACGTG aggaagagctggaagCGCCGTTACTTTGTCCTCGATGAGTTCTCCATCAGTTACTACAAATGTGAGCAG GACAAGGAGCCGCTTCGTTCCATCCTGCTGAAGGACATCTGCAAGACCCATGAGTGCCTGGTCAAATCTGG TGACCTCCTGATGCGGGACAACCTCTTTGAGATCATCACAAGCTCCAGGACCTTCTACATCCAG GCAGACAGTCCAGAGGACATGCACAGCTGGATCCGTGCTATCACAGGGGCAGTGCAGGCCCTGAAGACCCGTCCGAGG GAGATCTCCTTCATGCGCTCCTGCTCCATGACCAAGCCTGGGTGCAGCTCGGTGCCATCACAGCCACAGGAGAGGAGAGCACCTTGCAAGGCCCCCGCCACCTCCTGGCAGCCCTGGACACCGGTGCCACACACCAGGAGGCAGCCCGAGGTTCCCAGCAGGGATTCAGTGTTTGTACCAGCGCTGACAGAGCGCGATGGAGCTCCTGTGCCAGGTCAGCGCCTGCGGCACCGCTCAGAGCCACAGCACCCCAAAGAGAAGGCGTTCCCTTTCGACCTGGATGATGACAGCATCCGGACCTCTGACGTCTGA